From the genome of Clostridia bacterium:
AAATTTTTTTCAAAAGCACTTTTGATGAATTTAGATATTCTTATTGATAAAATCCAAAATCGCAGATTTTGCTTTCAAACCTGTAAGGCTTGCCTGATTTTTTCCGTTTTTGAAAACAACCAGAGTGGGAATAGTCATAACACCGTATTGTCTTGCGGTATCAATATCTTCATCAACATTAAGCTTGGCCAAAAGCACCTTTTGACTGTCAAGCTCTTTTTCAATTTCTTCAAAGATTGGCGCCAAAGCCTTGCAAGGTCCGC
Proteins encoded in this window:
- the trxA gene encoding thioredoxin, with the protein product MIVLNKNNFEQEVLKSDKTVVVDFWAPWCGPCKALAPIFEEIEKELDSQKVLLAKLNVDEDIDTARQYGVMTIPTLVVFKNGKNQASLTGLKAKSAILDFINKNI